A stretch of the Equus caballus isolate H_3958 breed thoroughbred chromosome X, TB-T2T, whole genome shotgun sequence genome encodes the following:
- the LOC102148983 gene encoding testis-expressed protein 13A-like → MAVNFNDPDCGFFQREVVDFINKQLLRGGVRPYFYRMQMCESWGEMEEKLRDILTDSAISRAIKEACAWGTLALAVRFARRQKRDDREKVKKLQDQLEEQKVFSNALVGMVNRLRDKQKREKEIAQLQLQQNLTILRRVEEERNLLRNALLRVLRSQFQKQERTEELEKGKETQTLGTLAFAPDAVSYWTREGATQGAGPGTAATPMTAAIGGEAKGQKVISIWGNDQEVPVFPCSEILRAWTQAGQLLPFSLSESSYSFLPTYSLPGAATKAAAVPLVKNSLTSWKGKHLHTRKFLPERFKQEAGICHSAKDTIRRKVGDWDCDQCSRINFSWRKMCFKCKKSRYTEESGGSARN, encoded by the coding sequence ATGGCTGTAAATTTTAATGATCCAGACTGTGGCTTCTTTCAGAGAGAGGTTGTAGATTTCATAAATAAGCAGCTACTTCGAGGTGGAGTTCGCCCGTACTTTTACAGGATGCAGATGTGTGAGTCCTGGGGTGAAATGGAAGAGAAGTTGCGGGACATCCTGACGGACTCAGCAATATCGAGAGCCATCAAGGAGGCTTGTGCTTGGGGCACCCTGGCCCTGGCAGTACGCTTCGCACGGAGGCAGAAGAGGGACGATAGAGAAAAGGTAAAAAAGCTCCAGGATCAGCTGGAGGAGCAGAAGGTGTTCTCTAATGCTTTGGTAGGGATGGTGAATAGACTCAGGgataagcaaaaaagagaaaaggagattgCCCAGCTCCAACTTCAACAAAATCTCACGATCCTTCGTAGAGTAGAGGAAGAACGAAATTTACTCAGGAATGCGCTTCTTAGGGTGTTAAGGTCTCAGTTTCAGAAGCAGGAAAGAACAGAGGAattggagaagggaaaggagacacAGACATTAGGCACGCTTGCTTTTGCTCCTGATGCAGTCAGTTACTGGACAAGGGAGGGGGCCACGCAGGGAGCAGGCCCGGGGACTGCTGCTACTCCTATGACTGCGGCTATAGGGGGAGAGGCAAAGGGGCAGAAAGTGATTTCCATATGGGGGAATGACCAGGAGGTACCTGTTTTTCCTTGCTCTGAGATCTTGAGGGCCTGGACCCaggctggtcagctgctgccctttAGTCTCTCTGAATCCTCTTACTCATTCCTACCGACGTATTCTCTCCCAGGAGCAGCAACAAAAGCTGCAGCCGTTCCTCTTGTGAAAAATTCCCTGACTAGCTGGAAGGGTAAGCATCTCCATACCAGGAAGTTCTTGCCAGAGAGGTTTAAGCAAGAGGCTGGCATCTGTCACTCTGCAAAAGATACCATCAGGCGCAAAGTAGGGGACTGGGACTGTGACCAGTGTTCTAGGATCAATTTCTCATGGCGAAAGAtgtgttttaaatgtaaaaagtcCCGGTACACAGAGGAAAGTGGAGGCTCTGCCCGCAATTAG